From a single Arcobacter sp. CECT 8986 genomic region:
- a CDS encoding NifB/NifX family molybdenum-iron cluster-binding protein, producing MYAFALKTNKENSALAPSFCKAKYFGFYDGENLEVKRNENTCGRSVMNWLFENKVTKLIVKDIGRNPYNLAKSKNFEFYYAGDERIELPQVLENIKNNKFEAIGEDKINKILENHDSNNHNHNHNGGHNHSHQHKNNYVFL from the coding sequence ATGTATGCTTTTGCTTTAAAAACAAACAAAGAGAATAGTGCTTTAGCACCATCTTTTTGTAAAGCTAAATATTTTGGTTTTTATGATGGAGAAAATCTTGAAGTAAAAAGAAATGAAAACACTTGTGGACGAAGTGTTATGAACTGGTTATTTGAAAATAAAGTTACAAAATTGATTGTAAAAGATATTGGAAGAAATCCATATAATCTTGCAAAAAGTAAAAATTTTGAGTTTTATTACGCAGGTGATGAAAGAATAGAGTTACCTCAAGTTTTAGAAAATATCAAAAACAATAAATTTGAAGCAATTGGTGAAGATAAAATAAATAAAATTTTAGAAAACCATGACTCAAATAATCATAACCACAATCACAATGGTGGACATAATCATTCACATCAACATAAGAATAATTATGTATTTTTATAA
- the cydB gene encoding cytochrome d ubiquinol oxidase subunit II: MFENLNYLQLQQYWWIVISLLGGLFAFMMFVQGGQMILGKVSKNDEVLKTMLVNSLGRKWELGFTTLVLFGGALFAAFPLFYSTSFGGAYWVWMSILFCFIIQAVSYEYRKKPNNFLGQKVYELFLYINGSLGVFLLGVAIATFFSGSQFYVDEHNFSMWENSLRGLEALANPFNVLLGISLVFLVRILGAMYFINNIDNDTIRQRSVKSIKVDMIVFLVFFLNFLYFLFTKSGFSYNEKGYVFIEKYKYINNFLEMPIVGVIFVLGIVLVIISVFNTVERKKTSCIKIAGVGTVLTVMALFINVGFNNTSYYPSITDLQSSLTIQNSSGSQYTLTVMSYVSLLVPFVLAYITYAWYQMDKVKITKEEITAKDAHNY; this comes from the coding sequence ATGTTTGAAAATTTAAACTATTTACAACTTCAACAGTATTGGTGGATTGTTATTTCATTGCTTGGTGGACTTTTTGCTTTTATGATGTTTGTTCAAGGTGGACAAATGATATTAGGAAAAGTTTCTAAAAATGATGAAGTTTTAAAAACTATGCTTGTTAACTCATTAGGTAGAAAATGGGAGTTGGGATTTACTACATTAGTTCTTTTTGGAGGAGCTTTATTTGCTGCTTTTCCTCTATTTTATTCTACTAGTTTTGGTGGTGCATATTGGGTTTGGATGAGTATATTATTTTGTTTTATTATTCAAGCTGTTAGTTATGAATATAGAAAAAAACCAAATAATTTTCTTGGACAAAAAGTTTATGAACTATTTTTATATATAAATGGAAGTTTAGGTGTATTTTTATTAGGAGTTGCAATTGCTACATTTTTTAGTGGTTCTCAATTTTATGTAGATGAGCATAACTTTTCAATGTGGGAAAATAGTCTTAGAGGTTTAGAGGCTTTGGCAAATCCTTTTAATGTATTACTTGGTATTTCATTGGTCTTTTTAGTTCGAATACTTGGTGCAATGTATTTTATTAATAATATTGACAACGATACAATCAGACAAAGAAGTGTTAAATCTATAAAAGTTGATATGATTGTCTTTTTAGTATTTTTTCTAAACTTTTTATATTTTCTATTTACAAAAAGTGGTTTTTCTTATAATGAAAAAGGGTATGTATTTATAGAAAAATATAAATATATAAATAACTTTCTTGAAATGCCTATTGTTGGAGTTATTTTTGTTTTAGGAATTGTACTTGTTATTATTTCTGTATTTAATACAGTAGAAAGAAAAAAAACTTCTTGTATAAAAATTGCAGGAGTAGGAACTGTACTTACAGTTATGGCTTTATTTATCAATGTTGGGTTTAATAATACTTCTTATTACCCTTCAATAACTGATTTACAAAGCTCACTTACAATACAAAATAGTTCTGGAAGTCAATATACACTTACAGTTATGAGTTATGTCTCTTTACTTGTTCCTTTTGTTTTAGCTTATATCACTTATGCTTGGTATCAAATGGATAAAGTAAAAATAACAAAAGAAGAGATAACTGCTAAAGATGCGCATAATTACTAG
- a CDS encoding cytochrome ubiquinol oxidase subunit I, which translates to MDATLVDYSRAQFALTAIYHFLFVPLTLGLSFIIAIMETIYVKTNKQKYKKMTKFWMGLFAINFAIGVATGIIMEFEFGTNWANYSWFVGDIFGAPLAIEGILAFFMESTFFAVMFFGWDKVSKGFHLLSTWLVAIGSNLSALWILIANGWMQYPVGMKFNIDTVRNEMSNFLDVALSPVAVSKFLHTVGSGYVIAALFVVGISAWYLLKGKNIAFAKSSMLIAATFGLIVSIFLSISGDESAHQVALKQPVKLAAMEGLYEGKTQAGIVAFGILNKKKSVDNDEETYLFDFEIPYALSMLGYHDSFAYVPGLKDLVYGNEKYNIESAENKIKKGKIALDAFKEYKNFKEQNKLQEADNSKFLFETYKDYFGYGYLDNAKDILPPIGLTFYSFHIMVSFGMWFILLFIVILFLLLKKDILKQRFWLYASLYSIPLGYIAAEAGWIVAEVGRQPWAIQDLMPVGVAATNISSTNVQITFWLFAFLFTALLIAEIKIMTKQIKIGPNGGH; encoded by the coding sequence ATGGATGCTACACTAGTAGATTATAGTAGGGCGCAGTTTGCGCTAACAGCAATATATCACTTTTTATTTGTTCCTTTGACATTAGGGTTATCTTTTATTATTGCAATAATGGAAACTATATATGTTAAGACAAATAAGCAAAAATATAAGAAAATGACAAAATTCTGGATGGGACTGTTTGCAATTAACTTTGCAATTGGAGTTGCAACTGGAATTATTATGGAGTTTGAATTTGGTACAAACTGGGCAAATTATAGTTGGTTTGTAGGTGATATATTTGGTGCTCCCCTTGCAATTGAGGGAATTTTAGCTTTTTTTATGGAATCAACATTTTTTGCAGTTATGTTTTTTGGATGGGACAAAGTTTCAAAAGGCTTCCATCTTTTATCAACATGGCTTGTTGCAATTGGTTCTAATTTAAGTGCTTTATGGATTTTGATTGCAAATGGTTGGATGCAATACCCCGTTGGTATGAAATTTAATATTGATACAGTAAGAAATGAAATGTCTAATTTTTTAGATGTTGCTTTATCACCAGTTGCAGTAAGTAAATTTCTGCATACTGTTGGAAGTGGTTATGTGATTGCTGCACTTTTTGTTGTAGGAATTAGTGCTTGGTATTTACTAAAAGGCAAAAATATTGCTTTTGCAAAATCATCAATGCTAATTGCAGCTACTTTTGGATTAATTGTTTCAATATTTTTATCTATTAGTGGAGATGAATCAGCTCACCAAGTTGCTTTAAAACAGCCTGTAAAATTAGCAGCTATGGAAGGACTTTATGAGGGGAAAACACAAGCAGGTATTGTGGCATTTGGAATTTTAAATAAGAAAAAAAGTGTAGATAATGATGAAGAGACTTATCTATTTGATTTTGAAATTCCATATGCTCTATCTATGTTAGGTTATCATGACAGTTTTGCATATGTTCCTGGATTGAAAGACTTGGTATATGGAAATGAAAAGTACAATATAGAAAGTGCAGAAAACAAAATAAAAAAAGGAAAAATTGCTTTAGATGCTTTTAAAGAGTACAAAAACTTTAAAGAGCAAAATAAATTACAAGAAGCAGATAATTCAAAATTTTTATTTGAAACTTATAAAGACTATTTTGGATATGGATATTTAGATAATGCAAAAGATATTTTGCCTCCTATTGGATTGACTTTTTACTCTTTTCATATAATGGTTAGTTTTGGTATGTGGTTTATACTATTATTTATTGTAATTTTATTTTTGTTATTGAAAAAAGATATTTTAAAACAAAGATTTTGGTTATATGCATCTTTATATTCAATACCACTTGGATATATAGCAGCAGAAGCTGGATGGATTGTCGCAGAAGTTGGACGGCAACCTTGGGCAATTCAAGATTTGATGCCTGTTGGAGTTGCTGCTACTAATATTTCAAGTACAAATGTACAAATTACATTTTGGTTGTTTGCATTTTTATTTACTGCACTATTAATTGCAGAGATAAAAATTATGACAAAACAGATAAAAATAGGTCCAAATGGAGGTCACTAA
- a CDS encoding DUF4492 domain-containing protein yields MRTISKIFSFYYDGFKNLSVGKSLWKIVIIKLLVIFVVLNYFVYDKSINTEFQTAQQKENFIFTNLTKGK; encoded by the coding sequence ATGAGAACTATTTCTAAGATTTTCTCTTTTTATTATGATGGCTTTAAGAACTTAAGTGTTGGAAAAAGCTTATGGAAAATTGTAATTATAAAATTATTAGTAATCTTTGTCGTGCTTAACTATTTTGTTTATGATAAAAGTATAAATACTGAATTTCAAACAGCACAACAAAAAGAGAATTTTATTTTTACAAACCTAACTAAAGGAAAATAG
- a CDS encoding DUF134 domain-containing protein has translation MARDKNQRELNFKPLFKEFGQTQIKNNEKITLLHEEIEAIYLMDLLGLYQEEAAKKMNVSRPTFSRIIKNARQKVANCLIGGAKLSIHDQKDSYFVAICSDSEDELKNINAYAKYILIYEIKENEYKFINSFENPVFFEEKKPGMVLPNILVENNVNFFLTSEIGAGLKNSLLSKGVYTILKKNIKFEDLANIPI, from the coding sequence ATGGCAAGAGATAAAAATCAAAGGGAATTAAACTTCAAACCACTTTTTAAAGAGTTTGGTCAAACTCAAATAAAGAACAATGAAAAAATAACCCTTTTACACGAAGAGATAGAAGCAATTTATCTTATGGATTTATTAGGCTTATATCAAGAAGAAGCAGCAAAAAAAATGAATGTTTCAAGACCTACATTTTCAAGAATAATAAAAAATGCTAGACAAAAAGTTGCAAATTGTTTAATCGGGGGAGCAAAACTTTCTATTCATGACCAAAAGGATAGTTATTTTGTAGCAATTTGTAGCGATAGTGAAGATGAATTAAAAAATATTAATGCATACGCAAAATATATTTTAATTTATGAAATAAAAGAAAATGAATATAAGTTTATAAATAGTTTTGAAAATCCAGTATTTTTTGAAGAAAAAAAACCAGGAATGGTTCTACCAAATATATTAGTTGAAAATAATGTTAACTTTTTTTTAACTTCTGAAATTGGTGCAGGATTAAAAAACTCTTTATTATCAAAAGGCGTATATACAATACTGAAAAAAAATATAAAATTTGAAGATTTAGCAAATATCCCAATATAA
- a CDS encoding NUDIX domain-containing protein, with translation MKDYKNRIKTPLVATDGIIKLFDENEIFQGIVLIERKNPPLGFAIPGGFVDVGEKVEDALKREMREEVTLDVQIEKLLGVYSDPKRDERFHCVSCTYICKAYGTPKAADDAKNLQVYKLEDIPFDKLAFDHAQILKDFLQEEANLD, from the coding sequence ATGAAAGATTATAAAAATAGAATAAAAACACCTTTAGTTGCAACAGATGGCATCATAAAACTTTTTGATGAAAATGAGATATTTCAAGGAATAGTTTTAATAGAAAGAAAAAATCCACCTTTAGGGTTTGCAATTCCTGGTGGATTTGTAGATGTTGGAGAAAAAGTAGAAGATGCATTAAAAAGAGAGATGAGAGAAGAAGTTACACTTGATGTTCAAATAGAAAAGCTTTTAGGTGTATATTCAGACCCAAAAAGAGATGAAAGATTTCATTGTGTATCTTGTACATATATTTGTAAAGCATATGGAACTCCAAAAGCAGCAGATGATGCAAAAAATCTGCAAGTATATAAACTTGAAGATATTCCTTTTGATAAATTAGCATTTGACCATGCACAAATACTAAAAGACTTTTTACAAGAAGAAGCAAACTTAGATTAA
- a CDS encoding Opr family porin, with the protein MKKNISIIASLAIFSVTSVFAESNSIDEAFKNGKVSGDISVHYETWDNGSNEDYGFSTPSIGLKFETDSFKGFSAGVAFRGNTETSEENNGDYEDTMAEDGDVTEAYIQYENDIFAIKAGRQEMDLEWLGDYNDGVIAVLKAIPYTTLTAGYTNRQAEITLDTHDKFHRFENKKGDDSAGFVIDGKIEPTKGLVFNPYFYTADDIADYYGLKTTFDNDLFGLTAHYAQTNEDNPSDSNDEDGSILNLEARLNVSDFNFMLGYIKTDSDGGIGSLDSLGDNIDQTEELTDAVYGIDAKSYYLGAAYTFKDLEISALYTNSKHEVSTKDVKDKELTLAASYNITEQLTAELIYTDANIDKNSDLNDGEDFNKFVANISYSF; encoded by the coding sequence ATGAAAAAGAATATTAGCATTATTGCTAGTTTAGCAATATTTAGCGTAACATCTGTTTTTGCAGAATCTAACTCAATAGATGAAGCATTCAAAAATGGTAAAGTAAGTGGTGATATCTCTGTTCACTACGAAACTTGGGATAATGGAAGTAATGAAGATTATGGATTTTCAACTCCTTCTATTGGTTTAAAGTTTGAAACTGATTCTTTTAAAGGATTTAGTGCTGGTGTTGCATTTAGAGGAAATACAGAAACTTCTGAAGAAAACAATGGTGATTATGAAGATACAATGGCAGAAGATGGTGATGTAACAGAAGCATATATCCAATATGAAAATGATATATTTGCCATAAAAGCTGGTAGACAAGAAATGGATTTAGAGTGGCTTGGTGATTACAATGATGGTGTAATTGCAGTATTAAAAGCTATTCCATATACTACATTAACTGCTGGATATACAAATAGACAAGCTGAAATCACTTTAGATACACATGATAAATTTCACAGGTTTGAAAATAAAAAAGGTGATGACTCAGCAGGATTTGTAATTGATGGTAAAATTGAACCTACAAAAGGTTTAGTATTTAATCCATATTTTTATACAGCTGATGACATTGCAGATTATTATGGTCTTAAAACAACTTTTGATAATGATTTATTTGGGTTAACTGCACATTATGCACAAACAAATGAAGATAATCCAAGTGATTCAAATGATGAAGATGGAAGTATTTTAAATCTAGAAGCAAGACTTAATGTTTCTGATTTTAATTTTATGTTAGGTTATATTAAAACTGATAGTGATGGAGGAATTGGTTCTTTAGATTCACTTGGGGATAATATAGATCAAACAGAAGAGTTAACAGATGCAGTTTATGGTATTGATGCAAAATCATACTATCTTGGCGCTGCTTATACTTTTAAAGATTTAGAAATTTCTGCACTTTATACAAATAGTAAACATGAAGTTTCAACAAAAGATGTAAAAGATAAAGAGTTAACTCTTGCCGCTTCTTACAATATTACAGAGCAATTAACAGCAGAACTTATTTATACAGATGCAAATATTGATAAAAATTCTGATTTAAATGATGGAGAAGATTTTAATAAATTTGTAGCAAACATATCTTATAGTTTCTAA
- a CDS encoding DUF2325 domain-containing protein, whose amino-acid sequence MSVLIIGGDKISQISSMLENLGAKTINHWDARKKSSAPKKKIPQDTDCIIMLTSFLNHNTMLKYKSEAKKKEIPFICAKRSVNCVYDEYMKIMGIKDCSECYANCGCK is encoded by the coding sequence ATGAGTGTATTAATTATTGGTGGAGATAAAATTTCACAAATTTCAAGTATGTTAGAGAACTTAGGTGCAAAAACAATAAATCATTGGGATGCTAGAAAAAAATCTTCTGCTCCAAAAAAGAAGATACCTCAAGATACAGATTGTATTATTATGCTAACTTCATTTTTAAATCACAACACAATGTTGAAATACAAAAGTGAAGCAAAGAAAAAGGAAATCCCTTTTATTTGTGCAAAAAGAAGTGTAAATTGTGTTTATGATGAATATATGAAAATTATGGGTATAAAAGATTGTAGTGAATGTTATGCAAATTGTGGGTGCAAATAA
- a CDS encoding flavodoxin, with protein MATALFYASSTGNTEEVAQKIADRLQGIDTFNISDKSIENINNYEKLIIGTPTWGEGDLQDDWDEKWDEFCSLDLSTKTIALFGLGDQDSYGDEFCDALGIMYEQIEKAGANIVGFTSTDGYEHEYSKAQIDDKFVGLVIDEDNQDDLTDERIENWTNQIKNDIL; from the coding sequence ATGGCGACAGCACTATTTTATGCAAGTAGCACTGGAAATACTGAAGAAGTAGCACAAAAAATTGCAGATAGATTACAAGGAATTGATACTTTCAATATAAGTGATAAAAGTATAGAAAATATAAACAATTATGAAAAGTTAATAATCGGTACTCCAACTTGGGGTGAAGGTGATTTACAAGATGACTGGGATGAAAAGTGGGATGAGTTTTGTTCACTTGATTTAAGTACAAAAACAATTGCACTTTTTGGTTTAGGTGACCAAGATAGCTATGGTGATGAGTTTTGTGATGCATTGGGAATAATGTATGAACAAATAGAAAAAGCTGGTGCAAATATAGTTGGTTTTACATCAACTGATGGATATGAGCACGAGTATTCAAAAGCACAAATAGATGACAAATTTGTTGGATTAGTTATTGATGAAGATAATCAAGATGATTTAACAGATGAAAGAATCGAAAACTGGACAAATCAAATAAAAAATGACATCTTATAA
- a CDS encoding flavodoxin, protein MTTAIFYTSQCNHAKGVAEKISKAFDEIRIFDIAVTGSEYINDFKHIIFGVSTSNHGEMQKDWQKIWDDFKDINFKGKTVAIFGLGDQTNYPDEFADAMKYVYDDLLKSGANIIGFTSTDSYNFNSSKAVIEDKFVGLVIDEVNQSHLTDKRIQEWADKIKEDLQHESS, encoded by the coding sequence ATGACTACGGCAATATTTTATACAAGTCAATGTAATCACGCAAAAGGTGTTGCAGAAAAAATTTCAAAAGCATTTGATGAGATTCGCATATTTGATATTGCAGTTACAGGTAGCGAATATATAAATGATTTTAAACATATTATATTTGGTGTATCAACTTCAAATCATGGAGAAATGCAAAAAGATTGGCAGAAAATTTGGGATGATTTTAAAGATATCAATTTCAAAGGTAAAACTGTTGCAATTTTTGGTTTGGGTGACCAAACTAATTATCCAGATGAATTTGCAGATGCAATGAAATATGTTTATGATGACTTGCTAAAAAGTGGTGCAAATATAATTGGCTTTACATCAACTGATTCATATAACTTCAACTCATCAAAAGCAGTTATTGAAGATAAATTTGTTGGTTTAGTTATAGATGAAGTTAATCAATCACACCTTACAGATAAAAGAATTCAAGAGTGGGCAGACAAAATTAAAGAGGATTTACAACACGAGTCTTCTTAA
- a CDS encoding flavodoxin, with amino-acid sequence MATAIFYASSTGNTEEVATKIAEKLDITTLFNISNNQKDINKISEYDKLILATSTWGDGDLQDDWDEIWEDFKQIDFSDKTVALVALGDQDGYDDTFVNSLGTMYEQVVEQGANVIGFTSTDGYDFEESTAVKDDKFVGLVIDEDNQDDLTDERIDNWTDEIRSEII; translated from the coding sequence ATGGCAACTGCTATATTTTACGCAAGTAGTACAGGAAATACAGAAGAAGTAGCAACTAAAATTGCAGAAAAACTTGATATTACTACACTTTTTAATATAAGTAACAATCAAAAAGATATAAATAAAATTTCTGAATATGACAAACTAATCTTAGCTACATCAACTTGGGGTGATGGAGATTTACAAGATGATTGGGATGAAATTTGGGAAGATTTCAAACAAATTGATTTTTCTGATAAAACAGTTGCACTAGTTGCACTTGGAGATCAAGATGGATATGATGATACATTTGTAAATTCACTTGGAACAATGTATGAACAAGTAGTTGAACAAGGTGCAAATGTAATTGGATTTACTTCTACTGATGGTTATGATTTTGAAGAATCAACTGCTGTAAAAGATGATAAATTTGTTGGATTAGTTATTGATGAAGATAATCAAGATGATTTAACTGATGAAAGAATTGATAACTGGACAGATGAAATTAGAAGTGAAATTATTTAA
- a CDS encoding Fur family transcriptional regulator, with protein sequence MANNEEVIEELKKIVKQKGLKYTEQREIVLDILINAEDHLSAEEVYNQIKEKYPDSNIGIATVYRALGFLEEVDLIASIAFGTEGKKYESNAKSHHDHLICTSCGKIVEFLDDEIEKRQDKIAKKNKFKITSHSMQLYGICTDCQSK encoded by the coding sequence ATGGCAAATAATGAAGAAGTAATAGAAGAACTTAAAAAAATCGTAAAACAAAAAGGTTTGAAATACACAGAACAAAGAGAAATTGTTCTAGATATTCTTATAAACGCAGAAGATCACTTAAGTGCAGAAGAAGTTTATAATCAAATCAAAGAAAAATATCCTGATTCAAATATCGGTATTGCTACGGTATATAGAGCTCTTGGTTTTTTAGAAGAAGTTGACCTTATAGCATCTATTGCTTTTGGAACAGAAGGTAAAAAATACGAAAGTAATGCAAAATCTCACCATGATCATTTAATTTGCACATCTTGTGGAAAAATAGTAGAATTTTTAGATGATGAGATAGAAAAAAGACAAGATAAAATAGCAAAGAAAAATAAATTTAAAATTACAAGTCACTCAATGCAATTATATGGAATTTGCACAGATTGTCAAAGTAAATAA